Proteins encoded within one genomic window of bacterium:
- the cysW gene encoding sulfate ABC transporter permease subunit CysW: MAGAGGGHRAASRPRPGVGESAPVRRLLITATLLVLGCVLVLPLVSVFAEALRGGIGAYLASFRDPEALAAIRLTLLVAAIAVPVNIFFGLSAAWAIAKFSFPGKRLLITLIDLPYAVSPVVSGLVYIMIYGANGVFGPWLAAHDLQVIFAVPGIVLATIFVTFPFVARELIPLMEAQGTEEEQAAMTLGASGWQTFRRVTLPNVRWALLYGVILCNARAMGEFGAVSVVSGHIRGKTATMPLQVEILYNEYNYVAAFAVASLLAMLALVTLVAKAVVERRAGAAAAAVETALQPHEAS; this comes from the coding sequence ATGGCCGGCGCCGGCGGCGGGCATCGTGCGGCATCGCGGCCCCGCCCGGGCGTGGGCGAGTCCGCGCCGGTGCGTCGTCTGCTCATCACCGCGACGCTGCTCGTGCTGGGGTGCGTGCTGGTGCTGCCCCTGGTGTCGGTCTTCGCCGAGGCGCTGCGCGGGGGGATCGGCGCCTACCTGGCCAGCTTCCGCGATCCCGAGGCGCTGGCGGCGATCCGGCTGACCCTGCTGGTCGCCGCGATCGCGGTGCCGGTGAACATCTTCTTCGGTCTGTCCGCCGCCTGGGCCATCGCGAAGTTCTCGTTCCCGGGCAAGCGGCTGCTCATCACCCTGATCGACCTGCCGTACGCCGTGTCCCCGGTCGTCAGCGGCCTGGTCTACATCATGATCTACGGCGCCAACGGCGTGTTCGGACCCTGGCTGGCGGCCCACGACCTGCAGGTGATCTTCGCGGTGCCCGGCATCGTGCTGGCGACGATCTTCGTGACCTTCCCCTTCGTCGCCCGCGAGCTGATCCCGCTGATGGAGGCGCAGGGCACCGAAGAGGAGCAGGCGGCGATGACCCTCGGCGCCAGCGGCTGGCAGACCTTCCGGCGCGTCACCTTGCCGAACGTGCGCTGGGCTCTGCTGTACGGCGTGATCCTCTGCAACGCGCGCGCCATGGGCGAGTTCGGTGCCGTGTCGGTGGTCAGCGGCCACATCCGCGGCAAGACCGCGACGATGCCGCTGCAGGTCGAGATCCTCTACAACGAGTACAACTACGTCGCCGCGTTCGCCGTCGCGTCGCTGCTGGCGATGCTGGCGCTCGTGACCCTGGTCGCGAAAGCCGTGGTGGAACGGCGGGCGGGCGCCGCGGCGGCCGCGGTCGAAACGGCACTCCAGCCCCATGAGGCGTCATGA